In one Methanomicrobia archaeon genomic region, the following are encoded:
- a CDS encoding MSMEG_0568 family radical SAM protein, which produces MEMETGALKVDLLCLGARVAGIGRGRKAGAGPAAGGMFIIGDTVVNVATQSWFVAQSPYHLEFAYGRYQLKKDGELVTEVRFPTAKFQTLETAEGIPYYKIALLHGMDCLATTTIQTCVYWNTPLRCRFCAIELSLQSGATIAKKTPEQLAEVARAAKRLDKVTHVTLTTGTTATPDKGIEHLVTVARAIKAATGLPIHVQFEPPKDLTIIDRLADTVDTVGIHVESFDKRVQRAITPCKAHIPLEQYIEAWKRSVALFGESQVSSFILAGLGEHDESIIEGSRLLAELGVYPFIVPLRPIAGSMMEHERPPSPERMRPLYETVAEILLETGVSWRKCKAGCVKCRACSALSEYE; this is translated from the coding sequence ATGGAAATGGAAACTGGGGCTCTGAAGGTCGATCTGCTCTGTTTGGGCGCCCGTGTAGCGGGCATAGGCCGGGGCAGGAAGGCCGGTGCGGGCCCGGCGGCCGGTGGGATGTTCATCATCGGCGATACCGTCGTGAACGTAGCAACGCAGAGCTGGTTCGTTGCGCAGTCACCCTACCACCTGGAGTTTGCGTATGGTCGCTACCAACTCAAGAAGGACGGCGAGCTCGTGACCGAGGTGCGATTCCCCACCGCGAAGTTTCAGACGTTGGAGACTGCGGAGGGCATTCCCTATTACAAGATCGCGCTCCTGCATGGCATGGATTGCCTGGCAACCACCACAATCCAGACCTGCGTCTACTGGAACACGCCGTTACGGTGTCGATTCTGCGCGATTGAGCTCTCGCTGCAGAGCGGTGCGACGATCGCGAAGAAGACGCCCGAGCAGCTCGCGGAGGTGGCACGTGCGGCGAAACGGCTTGATAAGGTCACGCATGTTACGCTCACCACCGGGACCACCGCGACACCTGATAAAGGGATAGAACACCTGGTCACGGTAGCGCGTGCGATAAAAGCGGCGACCGGGTTACCCATTCACGTGCAGTTCGAGCCGCCGAAAGACCTCACTATCATCGATCGGCTCGCAGACACCGTTGATACCGTGGGCATCCACGTGGAGAGCTTCGACAAGCGGGTGCAGCGCGCGATAACGCCCTGCAAGGCGCATATACCGCTAGAGCAGTACATCGAGGCGTGGAAGCGGAGCGTCGCGCTCTTCGGCGAGAGTCAGGTGAGCAGTTTCATCCTTGCCGGCCTTGGTGAGCATGACGAATCGATCATCGAGGGCAGTCGACTCTTAGCGGAATTGGGCGTGTACCCGTTTATCGTGCCGCTACGGCCCATTGCGGGCTCAATGATGGAGCACGAGCGGCCGCCGAGCCCTGAGCGAATGCGTCCACTGTATGAAACGGTCGCGGAAATCCTGCTCGAGACCGGCGTGAGCTGGCGGAAGTGCAAGGCAGGCTGCGTCAAATGCCGGGCGTGCTCGGCGCTTTCGGAGTATGAATAG